One stretch of Streptomyces peucetius DNA includes these proteins:
- a CDS encoding glycoside hydrolase family 48 protein, translating to MSPPGRRRPLRRVLTALAAVLSLPLALTATGTAPAHAAAVQCSVDYRTSDWGSGFTTDLTLTNRGSETIDDWTLRYDYTGNQRLSNGWNGTWSQSGSTVTVKAPAWSRSIAAGAAVSTGAQFSYSGTNAAPTAFTVNGTSCTGAHQPPIAVLTSPAAGAAFSVGDPVPLAATAAAADGASVSKVEFYSDTTLLGTDTTSPYSFSATGLAAGNHSLYAKAYDSQGAAGESSPVGITVAAGPAVVASPSQLAVRQGESGTFAVKLSTQPSSNVTASVARTAGNSGLSVSSGASLTFTPSNWNTAQQVTIAADSEGSGAATFAVTAPGHAAAEVTVTQLGGSKEYDERFLELYEKITDPANGYFSPEGIPYHSVETLIVEAPDHGHETTSEAYSYLIWLQAMYGRITGDWTKFNGAWEIMEKYMIPTHADQSTNSFYDPNKPATYAPEHDQPSQYPAELQPSVASGKDPIAAELKSAYGTDDVYGMHWLQDVDNVYGYGNEPGKCEAGPSATGPSYINTFQRGPQESVWETVPQPTCDKFAYGGPNGYLDLFTKDAAYAKQWKFTNAPDADARAVQAAYWADLWAKEQGKGSEVSATVAKAAKMGDYLRYAMYDKYFKKVGDCVGPTTCPAGTGKDSSHYLLSWYYAWGGATDASAGWAWRIGSSHAHGGYQNPMAAYALSAYAPLKPKSATGQADWAKSLERQIEFYRWLQSDEGAIAGGATNSVGGRYEAPAAGTPTFYGMAYDEKPVYHDPPSNQWFGFQAWSMERVAEYYQQTGDAEAKAVLDKWVDWAVSETTINPDGTFLMPSTLQWSGKPDTWNASAPGANAGLHVTVADYTQDVGVAGAYAKVLTYYAARSGDADAKRVAKGLLDGMWVHHQDALGIAVPETRADYNRFDDPVYVPSGWTGTMPNGDTIDSSSTFASLRSFYQDDPAWSKIEAYLAGGAAPEFTYHRFWAQADIALAMGAYAELLE from the coding sequence ATGTCCCCACCAGGAAGACGGCGCCCGCTGCGGCGCGTACTCACGGCGCTCGCCGCCGTCCTCTCGCTCCCCCTGGCCCTGACCGCGACCGGCACCGCGCCGGCCCATGCCGCCGCCGTCCAGTGCAGTGTCGACTACCGGACCAGTGACTGGGGCTCCGGATTCACCACCGACCTCACCCTCACCAACCGCGGCTCCGAGACGATCGACGACTGGACCCTCCGTTACGACTACACGGGGAACCAGCGGCTGAGCAACGGCTGGAACGGCACCTGGTCGCAGTCCGGCAGCACCGTCACCGTCAAGGCCCCCGCCTGGAGCCGGTCGATCGCCGCCGGTGCCGCCGTCAGCACCGGCGCCCAGTTCTCCTACAGCGGCACCAACGCCGCCCCCACCGCCTTCACCGTCAACGGCACCAGCTGCACCGGCGCGCACCAGCCGCCGATCGCGGTCCTGACCAGCCCGGCCGCCGGTGCCGCCTTCTCGGTCGGCGACCCGGTCCCGCTGGCCGCCACGGCCGCGGCCGCCGACGGCGCGAGCGTGAGCAAGGTCGAGTTCTACAGCGACACGACCCTGCTCGGCACGGACACCACCTCGCCGTACAGCTTCAGCGCCACCGGCCTCGCGGCCGGCAACCACTCGCTGTACGCCAAGGCGTACGACAGCCAGGGCGCCGCCGGCGAGTCCTCCCCGGTCGGGATCACCGTGGCCGCCGGACCCGCCGTGGTCGCCTCCCCGTCGCAGCTCGCGGTGCGGCAGGGCGAGTCGGGAACGTTCGCCGTCAAACTGTCGACTCAGCCGTCGTCGAACGTCACCGCCTCGGTCGCCCGCACCGCGGGCAACTCCGGCCTGAGCGTGAGCAGCGGCGCGAGCCTCACTTTCACACCGTCGAACTGGAACACCGCGCAGCAGGTCACGATCGCCGCCGACAGCGAGGGCAGCGGCGCGGCCACCTTCGCCGTGACGGCTCCCGGCCACGCCGCCGCCGAGGTGACGGTGACGCAGCTGGGCGGTTCGAAGGAGTACGACGAGCGCTTCCTCGAACTGTACGAGAAGATCACCGACCCGGCCAACGGCTACTTCTCGCCCGAGGGCATCCCCTACCACTCGGTCGAGACACTGATCGTCGAGGCCCCCGACCACGGGCACGAGACCACTTCGGAGGCGTACAGCTATCTGATCTGGCTGCAGGCCATGTACGGCCGGATCACCGGTGACTGGACGAAGTTCAACGGCGCCTGGGAGATCATGGAGAAGTACATGATCCCGACGCACGCCGACCAGTCCACCAACTCCTTCTACGACCCGAACAAGCCGGCGACCTACGCGCCGGAGCACGACCAGCCCTCGCAGTACCCGGCCGAGCTCCAGCCCTCCGTCGCCTCCGGCAAGGACCCGATCGCGGCCGAGCTGAAGAGCGCGTACGGCACGGACGACGTCTACGGCATGCACTGGCTGCAGGACGTCGACAACGTCTACGGCTACGGCAACGAACCCGGCAAGTGCGAGGCCGGTCCGAGCGCGACCGGGCCCTCGTACATCAACACCTTCCAGCGCGGGCCGCAGGAGTCGGTGTGGGAGACCGTGCCGCAGCCGACCTGCGACAAGTTCGCCTACGGCGGCCCGAACGGCTATCTGGACCTGTTCACCAAGGACGCCGCGTACGCCAAGCAGTGGAAGTTCACCAACGCGCCGGACGCGGACGCCCGCGCGGTGCAGGCCGCCTACTGGGCGGACCTGTGGGCCAAGGAGCAGGGCAAGGGCTCCGAGGTCTCCGCCACGGTCGCCAAGGCCGCCAAGATGGGTGACTACCTGCGCTACGCCATGTACGACAAGTACTTCAAGAAGGTCGGCGACTGTGTCGGGCCCACGACCTGCCCCGCCGGCACCGGCAAGGACAGTTCGCACTACCTGCTGTCCTGGTACTACGCCTGGGGCGGAGCGACCGACGCATCCGCGGGCTGGGCCTGGCGCATCGGCTCCAGCCACGCGCACGGCGGCTACCAGAACCCGATGGCCGCGTACGCCTTGAGCGCCTACGCACCGCTGAAGCCGAAGTCGGCGACCGGCCAGGCCGACTGGGCGAAGAGCCTGGAGCGGCAGATCGAGTTCTACCGCTGGCTGCAGTCCGACGAGGGCGCGATCGCGGGTGGCGCGACGAACAGCGTCGGCGGCCGTTACGAGGCCCCGGCGGCGGGCACCCCGACCTTCTACGGCATGGCGTACGACGAGAAGCCCGTCTACCACGACCCGCCGTCGAACCAGTGGTTCGGCTTCCAGGCATGGTCCATGGAGCGGGTGGCGGAGTACTACCAGCAGACGGGCGACGCCGAGGCGAAGGCCGTGCTCGACAAGTGGGTCGACTGGGCCGTGTCCGAGACGACGATCAACCCCGACGGCACCTTCCTGATGCCCTCCACCCTCCAGTGGTCGGGCAAGCCGGACACCTGGAACGCCTCGGCGCCGGGTGCCAACGCCGGCCTCCATGTGACCGTGGCCGACTACACCCAGGACGTGGGCGTGGCCGGTGCGTACGCCAAGGTCCTGACGTACTACGCGGCACGGTCGGGCGACGCCGACGCGAAGCGGGTGGCGAAGGGGCTGCTGGACGGCATGTGGGTCCACCACCAGGACGCGCTGGGCATCGCGGTGCCGGAGACGCGCGCCGACTACAACCGCTTCGACGACCCGGTGTACGTGCCCAGCGGCTGGACGGGCACGATGCCGAACGGCGACACGATCGACTCGTCGTCGACGTTCGCCTCACTGCGCTCCTTCTACCAGGACGACCCGGCGTGGTCGAAGATCGAGGCCTATCTCGCGGGCGGCGCCGCGCCCGAGTTCACGTACCACCGCTTCTGGGCACAGGCCGACATCGCCCTGGCCATGGGCGCCTACGCGGAGCTGCTCGAGTGA